Proteins from a genomic interval of Niabella soli DSM 19437:
- a CDS encoding cytochrome ubiquinol oxidase subunit I — translation MDDFIAARSQMALSLGFHIIFSCIGMIMPFFMAVSHYKWLKNGDPVYRNVTRAWSRGVAIFFATGAVSGTVLSFELGLLWPEFMKHAGPIFGMPFSLEGTAFFIEAIALGFYLYGWNRFNKWFHWWTGVVVGVSGLLSGILVVAANAWMNSPAGFDYVNGQYINIDPIAAMFNKAWFSQALHMILAALTATGFAVAGVHAFMILKRKNIRFHRKAFRIAAVFACVGAVLQPLSGDISAKNVGARQPEKLAAMEAHFKTEAKAGLIIGGIPDVKNETVRYAIKIPGALSFLAHGDFSTPVTGLDAFPKDSRPPVAITHYAFQTMVAIGMLMLLIAVFYFFTLWKRKKWLEKRWLLKLFALATPAGFLAVEAGWTVTEVGRQPWIIYGIMRTRDAVTPMPGIVYSFYIFTAVYFSLSIIVVFLLYRQVKMVGQLYDVS, via the coding sequence ATGGATGACTTTATTGCAGCACGGTCCCAGATGGCACTTTCGCTGGGTTTCCACATAATTTTTTCCTGCATCGGCATGATCATGCCGTTCTTTATGGCGGTTTCGCATTACAAATGGCTGAAAAACGGCGATCCGGTTTACCGGAATGTAACCCGCGCCTGGAGCCGGGGCGTCGCCATTTTTTTTGCAACGGGAGCCGTTTCCGGCACCGTGCTTTCGTTTGAACTGGGGCTATTGTGGCCGGAATTTATGAAGCACGCCGGTCCTATTTTCGGCATGCCTTTTTCCCTCGAAGGCACCGCCTTTTTTATTGAAGCTATCGCACTGGGATTTTATTTGTATGGATGGAACCGTTTTAATAAATGGTTTCACTGGTGGACAGGTGTCGTGGTGGGCGTCAGTGGATTGCTATCCGGGATCCTGGTGGTAGCCGCCAACGCCTGGATGAATAGCCCGGCAGGATTTGATTATGTAAACGGGCAGTATATTAATATCGACCCCATTGCAGCTATGTTCAACAAAGCCTGGTTCTCTCAGGCGCTACATATGATCCTGGCGGCGCTTACGGCTACCGGTTTTGCTGTTGCGGGGGTGCATGCTTTCATGATCCTAAAAAGAAAAAATATCCGTTTTCACAGAAAGGCCTTCCGCATTGCTGCTGTTTTTGCATGCGTAGGTGCTGTGCTGCAACCGCTAAGCGGGGATATTTCCGCCAAAAATGTGGGCGCACGGCAACCTGAAAAGCTGGCGGCCATGGAAGCCCATTTCAAAACAGAAGCAAAAGCCGGTTTAATTATTGGCGGCATCCCGGATGTAAAAAATGAAACGGTGCGTTACGCGATAAAAATTCCCGGCGCGCTCAGCTTTCTGGCGCATGGTGACTTTAGCACGCCGGTTACCGGACTGGATGCATTTCCAAAAGACTCCCGGCCGCCCGTAGCCATCACCCACTATGCCTTTCAGACCATGGTGGCCATTGGCATGCTGATGCTCCTGATCGCTGTGTTTTATTTTTTCACCTTGTGGAAACGGAAAAAATGGCTGGAGAAACGGTGGCTGCTGAAATTATTTGCGCTGGCCACACCCGCGGGTTTTTTGGCGGTTGAAGCGGGATGGACGGTAACAGAAGTAGGCCGGCAACCCTGGATCATTTACGGCATTATGCGTACCCGTGATGCGGTTACTCCGATGCCGGGAATCGTTTATTCTTTTTACATCTTTACGGCGGTTTATTTTTCATTAAGTATAATAGTCGTGTTTTTATTATACCGGCAGGTAAAGATGGTGGGGCAATTGTATGATGTATCATAA
- a CDS encoding cytochrome d ubiquinol oxidase subunit II, with the protein MLYIVMAYLWAAVLLYVLMGGADFGAGILEFFSTQKSKDKTRTVMYRAIGPIWEANHMWLIIAIVVLFVGFPVIYSTLSVYLHIPLAIMLLGIVARGTAFSFRNYDAVKDRMQGIYSKTFMYSSVITPLFLGIIAGSAVSGKINLQATSFVEAYIFSWLGFFQVAVGVFTVTICGFLAAIFIIGETKTEADRLRFITKAKHMSIAALTAAALVLLAAFKDGVPLTHWLFGNPVSFTCVLLAVVSLAWMWVSLFRQSTKWLRIIAGAQITLLLVAITYEHYPVLINLKDSEGLSLLIHHGSDKSIRALAIALLAGSVFILPALFYLLYSFTRQEEPVA; encoded by the coding sequence ATGCTCTATATCGTAATGGCCTATTTGTGGGCAGCGGTGCTGCTGTATGTTTTGATGGGCGGCGCTGATTTTGGTGCCGGGATCCTCGAATTTTTTTCCACGCAAAAAAGCAAGGATAAAACACGGACGGTCATGTACCGCGCCATCGGTCCGATCTGGGAAGCGAACCATATGTGGCTGATCATTGCCATAGTGGTATTGTTTGTAGGCTTCCCGGTTATTTATTCAACCCTATCTGTTTATCTCCATATTCCTTTAGCCATCATGCTGCTGGGTATCGTTGCCCGTGGCACGGCTTTCAGCTTCCGGAATTATGATGCGGTAAAAGACCGTATGCAGGGCATCTATTCAAAAACATTTATGTATTCCAGCGTGATAACGCCTTTGTTCCTGGGCATTATTGCAGGCAGTGCCGTTTCCGGAAAGATCAACTTGCAGGCAACTAGCTTTGTAGAGGCCTATATCTTCAGTTGGCTGGGATTTTTCCAGGTGGCTGTTGGCGTATTCACGGTAACCATATGCGGCTTCCTTGCCGCGATCTTTATTATCGGAGAAACAAAAACCGAGGCGGACCGGCTGCGTTTTATAACCAAAGCCAAACACATGAGCATTGCAGCATTAACTGCCGCTGCGCTGGTACTGCTGGCAGCATTCAAAGATGGAGTTCCCCTGACACACTGGCTTTTCGGCAACCCGGTAAGTTTTACCTGTGTGCTCCTCGCCGTGGTTTCGCTTGCATGGATGTGGGTTTCGCTGTTTCGTCAGTCTACAAAATGGCTGCGTATTATTGCCGGCGCACAAATCACCCTATTGCTCGTTGCCATCACTTATGAACACTACCCGGTATTGATCAATCTAAAAGACTCGGAAGGGTTATCATTACTGATCCATCATGGCTCCGATAAAAGCATCCGGGCCCTTGCCATTGCCTTATTAGCCGGAAGTGTTTTTATCCTGCCCGCATTGTTTTATCTGCTATACAGTTTTACCCGGCAGGAAGAGCCTGTTGCATAG
- a CDS encoding YdcF family protein, with the protein MENKFLAAAGIILLLTILSGCVSYRKRPARLYNEVLQANKTFDAGIVPGVPFKDGKWDTVMKGRVIWAALLYRQGIVRNLIFSGSAVYSPYYEAKIMGLYAQKLGIPEAHIFYDLKAEHSTENVFYGYQAARKQEFRSIALVTDPFQSSLLKGFTRRRFGTRIVHIPFVIDSLKKYNQVEPDIDPAPARAENFKAIQEREGFFRRIRGTLGAFIPWSDNKRKEPAL; encoded by the coding sequence ATGGAGAATAAATTTTTGGCCGCCGCCGGGATTATTTTATTGCTGACAATATTGTCTGGTTGTGTTTCTTACCGCAAACGACCCGCCCGTTTATATAATGAAGTGCTGCAAGCAAACAAAACTTTTGATGCCGGTATTGTACCGGGTGTGCCGTTTAAGGATGGTAAATGGGATACGGTAATGAAAGGCCGGGTGATATGGGCAGCGCTGCTTTACAGGCAGGGCATCGTCCGTAATCTTATTTTTTCGGGTAGTGCTGTTTACTCTCCTTACTATGAAGCAAAGATCATGGGTCTGTATGCACAAAAACTGGGCATACCCGAAGCGCATATTTTTTATGATCTGAAAGCGGAGCATAGCACGGAGAACGTCTTTTATGGATACCAGGCCGCCCGCAAACAGGAATTCAGGAGCATTGCCCTGGTTACAGATCCCTTTCAATCTTCATTATTGAAAGGATTTACCAGAAGACGGTTCGGGACGAGAATTGTTCATATTCCTTTTGTGATCGATTCATTAAAAAAATATAATCAGGTCGAACCGGATATTGACCCGGCGCCGGCGCGGGCGGAGAATTTTAAAGCCATACAGGAGCGGGAAGGTTTTTTCAGGCGTATCCGCGGCACCCTGGGCGCTTTTATTCCCTGGTCTGATAATAAACGAAAAGAACCCGCTCTGTAG